The following proteins are encoded in a genomic region of Nitratireductor sp. GISD-1A_MAKvit:
- the fghA gene encoding S-formylglutathione hydrolase, with product MKTVSTARSHGGVQGVYTHASESCQCDMTFAVFVPPKAENGPCPVLWYLSGLTCTHANVMDKGEYRRMAAELGLIIVCPDTSPRGDNVPDEVDNWQFGKGAGFYVDATQEPFAQNYRMYSYVTEELPALISKHFPADMDRQGIFGHSMGGHGALTIALKNPDRFKSCSAFAPIVEPSTAGWSKPALEKYLGSDEAAWRRYDACALVADGARFSGFLIDQGSADGFLDEGLRPWLFERACNDAGIPLTLNMREGYDHSYFFISSFMDDHLAWHAKRLAAG from the coding sequence ATGAAAACCGTCTCCACCGCCCGCTCGCATGGTGGCGTTCAGGGCGTGTACACGCACGCATCCGAAAGCTGCCAGTGCGACATGACCTTCGCCGTATTTGTCCCGCCTAAGGCCGAAAACGGCCCCTGCCCCGTCCTGTGGTATCTGTCCGGCCTCACCTGCACCCATGCCAATGTCATGGACAAGGGCGAATACCGACGCATGGCGGCAGAGCTCGGCCTGATCATCGTCTGCCCGGACACGAGCCCGCGCGGCGACAACGTCCCCGACGAGGTGGACAACTGGCAGTTCGGCAAGGGTGCGGGCTTTTATGTGGACGCCACACAGGAGCCTTTCGCCCAAAACTACCGCATGTATTCCTACGTCACAGAGGAACTGCCGGCACTGATCTCCAAGCATTTTCCGGCCGACATGGATCGCCAAGGTATCTTCGGACACTCCATGGGAGGCCATGGGGCGTTGACCATCGCGCTCAAGAATCCCGACCGGTTCAAGAGCTGCTCCGCCTTCGCTCCCATCGTCGAACCCTCCACGGCGGGCTGGTCGAAACCGGCACTTGAGAAATATCTGGGCTCGGACGAAGCCGCCTGGCGCCGGTACGATGCCTGCGCTCTCGTTGCCGATGGAGCCCGGTTTTCCGGGTTCCTGATCGATCAGGGCTCAGCCGACGGCTTCCTTGATGAAGGCTTGCGCCCCTGGCTGTTTGAGAGAGCCTGCAACGACGCTGGTATTCCACTCACGCTCAACATGCGCGAGGGGTACGATCACTCCTATTTCTTCATCTCCAGCTTTATGGATGACCATCTCGCATGGCACGCGAAGAGACTTGCTGCAGGCTGA
- a CDS encoding YaiI/YqxD family protein yields the protein MRANPSAPWWFTEAVALPTIYVDADACPVKPEAARVAERHGLVITYVSNGGLRPSRDPMVRHVVVPGTADAADDWIVENAVAGDIAITADVPLAARLVEREVHVLGPTGRPFTPETIGMAVAMRNLKQDLRESGEIKGYNPGFTARDRSDFLQALDRTVRRALKEQRD from the coding sequence ATGCGGGCGAATCCATCCGCTCCGTGGTGGTTTACTGAGGCCGTAGCCTTGCCAACCATCTATGTGGACGCCGATGCCTGCCCGGTAAAACCAGAAGCAGCCCGTGTCGCAGAGCGGCACGGGCTGGTCATCACCTATGTCTCGAATGGAGGATTGCGGCCCTCGCGCGATCCCATGGTGCGGCATGTGGTGGTGCCCGGCACCGCCGATGCCGCCGACGACTGGATCGTCGAAAATGCAGTGGCGGGCGACATCGCCATCACGGCGGACGTGCCGCTTGCTGCACGGCTGGTGGAGCGGGAAGTGCATGTGCTTGGGCCCACCGGCCGGCCCTTCACCCCCGAAACCATCGGCATGGCGGTTGCCATGCGCAACCTCAAGCAGGATCTACGCGAATCTGGTGAGATCAAGGGATACAATCCCGGTTTCACCGCTCGCGACCGCTCCGATTTCCTCCAGGCGCTCGATCGCACAGTGCGGCGCGCCCTGAAAGAACAAAGGGACTGA